One window of Candidatus Palauibacter scopulicola genomic DNA carries:
- a CDS encoding xanthine dehydrogenase family protein molybdopterin-binding subunit has translation MSRAGGTWVGARVPRNEDARLLAGRAQFVEDVEPPGALHVAFVRSDLPAGRLRRLDVERARSHPGVHAVFTAADLGPLLRPGAVLVPPPPLEGLVFHARTALPLVRERIRHQGEALAMIVAESRYVAEDAAQLVEADIEPLDPVVDLGRALDGDAPRVHEDLPSNLAAHVRQTKGDYAAARARADLVLERRFSYDRGIGGAIENRAVVAEWDARADRLQVWDTTQAPIPVRNVVAAALGLSESQVRFIAPFVGGGFGPKIMFYAEEILVPWASIRLGRPVKWVEDRYENFFATTQERGQLHEAEIAVTREGRILGVRDIFIHDSGAYDPYGLTIPINSQCTLLGPYRVPSYESEFRVAFTNKPIVTPVRGAGRQHGVFVMERLLDLAARGLGLDPVEIRRRNVIGTDEFPYNHEIMYQDFAPLRYDSGSYEESLEEAVRLVGHETFRRERERVRADGRAVGVGVVNYVEGTGIGPYEGARITVEPGGTVRLATGVGTQGQGHFTSFAQIVADAVGVAPSDVRVVTGDTSDFHWGTGTFASRGAVVAGNAIHAAAQSVREKILGHAAAALEVDPDDLELADGAARVRGAPDLSVDLGALAVSANPLRGAVQPGTEPGLEATSYFGPPYGTTANGTHAVVVAVDPETAMVEILRYIVVHDCGTVINPTIVEGQIHGGVAAGIGNAFYEELVFDEFGGTSNASFMDYLLPTSTDVPAIETAHLETPSTLNPLGTKGVGEGGAIPVAAAFAQAVEDALADIAPGLEILDIPLSPGRLFELLRGSS, from the coding sequence ATGAGCCGGGCGGGCGGGACGTGGGTCGGGGCGCGGGTGCCGCGCAACGAGGACGCGCGGCTCCTGGCTGGGCGCGCGCAGTTCGTGGAGGACGTCGAGCCGCCGGGCGCGCTGCACGTCGCCTTCGTGCGCAGCGACCTGCCGGCCGGACGGCTGCGTCGGCTGGACGTGGAGCGGGCCCGCTCGCACCCCGGAGTCCACGCCGTCTTCACGGCCGCCGATCTCGGCCCGCTTCTTCGTCCCGGCGCGGTGCTCGTCCCGCCGCCGCCGCTCGAAGGGCTGGTGTTCCACGCGCGCACCGCGCTCCCGCTCGTCCGCGAGCGGATCCGGCACCAGGGCGAGGCGCTGGCCATGATCGTCGCGGAGAGCCGCTACGTGGCCGAGGACGCGGCCCAGCTCGTGGAGGCCGACATCGAGCCGCTCGATCCCGTCGTGGATCTCGGACGAGCGCTCGATGGGGACGCGCCGCGGGTGCATGAAGACCTCCCGTCGAACCTCGCCGCGCACGTCCGGCAGACGAAGGGGGACTACGCCGCCGCGCGCGCGCGGGCCGACCTCGTCCTGGAGCGCCGCTTCAGCTACGACCGCGGGATCGGGGGCGCGATCGAGAACCGGGCCGTCGTGGCCGAGTGGGATGCGCGGGCTGACCGGCTGCAGGTGTGGGACACGACGCAGGCCCCCATTCCGGTGCGCAACGTCGTCGCCGCGGCGCTCGGCCTGTCGGAGTCGCAGGTGCGGTTCATCGCCCCCTTCGTGGGCGGCGGTTTCGGCCCGAAGATCATGTTCTACGCGGAGGAGATCCTCGTCCCCTGGGCCTCGATCCGGCTGGGGCGGCCCGTGAAGTGGGTCGAGGACCGGTACGAGAACTTCTTCGCCACGACCCAGGAGCGGGGGCAACTGCACGAGGCGGAGATCGCGGTGACGCGCGAGGGCCGGATCCTGGGCGTGCGCGACATCTTCATCCACGACTCGGGGGCCTACGACCCCTACGGCCTCACGATCCCCATCAACAGCCAGTGCACGCTGCTCGGGCCCTACCGGGTGCCGAGCTACGAGAGCGAGTTCCGGGTCGCCTTCACGAACAAGCCGATCGTCACGCCCGTGCGCGGCGCCGGGCGGCAGCACGGCGTGTTCGTCATGGAGCGCCTGCTCGACCTCGCGGCGCGCGGCCTCGGCCTCGATCCGGTCGAGATCCGCCGCCGCAACGTGATCGGTACGGACGAGTTTCCGTACAACCACGAGATCATGTACCAGGACTTCGCCCCGCTCCGGTACGACAGCGGGAGTTACGAGGAGTCGCTGGAGGAGGCCGTCCGTCTCGTCGGGCACGAGACGTTCCGGCGGGAACGCGAACGGGTGCGGGCGGACGGACGCGCGGTCGGCGTCGGCGTCGTCAACTACGTGGAGGGGACGGGAATCGGCCCCTACGAGGGCGCGCGGATCACCGTCGAACCCGGTGGCACGGTCCGCCTCGCGACCGGCGTGGGTACCCAGGGCCAGGGGCACTTCACCTCCTTCGCGCAGATCGTGGCCGACGCGGTCGGGGTGGCGCCGTCCGATGTGCGGGTGGTGACGGGTGACACGAGCGACTTCCACTGGGGGACGGGCACCTTCGCGAGCCGCGGGGCGGTCGTCGCTGGCAACGCGATCCACGCCGCGGCGCAGTCCGTGCGGGAGAAGATCCTGGGACACGCCGCGGCGGCGCTCGAGGTCGATCCCGATGACCTTGAACTCGCCGACGGCGCCGCCCGCGTGCGGGGCGCCCCGGACCTGTCCGTCGACCTCGGCGCGCTCGCGGTGAGCGCCAACCCGCTGCGCGGAGCCGTGCAGCCGGGGACCGAGCCGGGGCTGGAGGCGACCTCGTACTTCGGCCCGCCGTACGGGACGACCGCGAACGGAACCCACGCCGTCGTCGTCGCGGTGGATCCCGAGACGGCGATGGTCGAGATCCTGCGCTACATCGTCGTGCACGACTGCGGGACGGTGATCAACCCGACGATCGTGGAAGGCCAGATCCACGGCGGCGTCGCGGCCGGGATCGGAAACGCCTTCTACGAGGAACTCGTGTTCGACGAGTTCGGCGGGACGAGCAACGCCTCGTTCATGGACTACCTGCTCCCGACATCGACGGACGTCCCCGCGATCGAGACGGCCCACCTCGAGACGCCATCGACGCTGAATCCGCTGGGGACGAAGGGGGTGGGGGAGGGCGGCGCGATCCCGGTCGCGGCCGCCTTCGCGCAGGCCGTCGAGGATGCGCTGGCCGACATCGCGCCGGGACTGGAGATCCTCGACATCCCGCTGAGCCCCGGCCGCCTGTTCGAACTCCTGCGGGGGTCGTCGTGA
- a CDS encoding (2Fe-2S)-binding protein: protein MNAVRISARINGNAWSGDVEPRLLLSDFLRSEVGLTGTHVGCEHGVCGACTVQLDGEPVRACLLFAVQIDGHEVTTVEGLAEVQPGEAITVERLHPVQRALHEAHGLQCGFCTPGILMTAEAFLRDNPAPSREEIREAVSGHLCRCTGYHNIVEGVALAAERLAADGAVGEGEP, encoded by the coding sequence TTGAACGCCGTGCGAATATCCGCCCGGATCAACGGCAACGCGTGGTCCGGGGACGTCGAGCCGCGGTTGCTCCTGTCGGACTTCCTGCGCTCCGAGGTCGGACTTACCGGCACGCACGTGGGGTGCGAGCACGGCGTGTGCGGGGCGTGCACCGTGCAACTGGATGGGGAGCCGGTCCGGGCCTGCCTCCTGTTCGCGGTGCAGATCGACGGGCACGAAGTGACGACGGTCGAGGGACTCGCCGAAGTGCAGCCGGGAGAAGCGATCACCGTCGAACGACTGCATCCGGTCCAGCGGGCCCTGCACGAGGCGCACGGCCTGCAGTGCGGCTTCTGCACCCCGGGCATCCTCATGACGGCCGAGGCCTTCCTGCGCGACAACCCGGCGCCTTCGAGGGAGGAGATCCGCGAGGCGGTGTCCGGGCACCTGTGCCGCTGCACGGGCTACCACAACATCGTGGAGGGGGTCGCGCTCGCGGCCGAGCGCCTCGCGGCGGACGGCGCCGTCGGGGAGGGGGAGCCGTGA
- a CDS encoding FAD binding domain-containing protein yields MKPPPFEYVAAADLDEALAALADASVETRPLAGGQSLVPMLNFRLAAPERLVDLNGIEALAGVEETESGGLLLGAMVRVRQLERDPLIARRAPLLAEAAPFIAHPQIRSRGTVGGSVAHADPAAELPAVLLALGARVRIARRSRGGESGSRVERTLDLEDFFLGPFFSALEPDELLTAIEVPPSPPGEGTAFDEVARRRGDYALAGVAARVRLDSGGVCDEAAISLVNGGATPCLMSEAARTLVGAEPTPEAIEAAAAACAATCDPAADMHASEAYRRHLVRTLTARVVSRAADRART; encoded by the coding sequence GTGAAGCCGCCGCCCTTCGAGTACGTGGCGGCGGCCGACCTGGACGAAGCGCTGGCGGCGCTCGCGGATGCGTCCGTCGAGACGCGGCCGCTCGCGGGCGGACAGAGCCTCGTCCCGATGCTCAACTTCCGTCTCGCGGCGCCGGAACGTCTCGTGGACCTGAACGGGATCGAGGCGTTGGCGGGGGTCGAGGAGACGGAGAGCGGAGGGCTGCTCCTCGGCGCCATGGTTCGGGTTCGCCAGTTGGAGCGCGATCCGCTCATCGCGCGGCGGGCCCCGCTCCTCGCGGAAGCGGCGCCCTTCATCGCGCACCCCCAGATCCGGTCCCGGGGCACGGTCGGAGGCTCGGTGGCGCACGCCGATCCCGCCGCGGAACTGCCCGCCGTCCTCCTCGCGCTCGGGGCGCGGGTCCGGATCGCCCGTCGCTCGCGGGGAGGGGAGTCCGGCTCCAGGGTGGAGCGGACCCTGGATCTGGAGGACTTCTTCCTCGGCCCCTTCTTCTCCGCGCTCGAACCCGATGAACTTCTCACGGCGATCGAGGTGCCGCCGTCGCCCCCGGGAGAGGGGACGGCCTTCGACGAGGTGGCCCGGCGCCGGGGCGACTACGCCCTCGCCGGCGTGGCGGCGCGGGTGCGGCTGGACTCAGGCGGTGTGTGCGACGAAGCCGCCATCTCGCTCGTGAACGGGGGGGCCACGCCCTGCCTGATGAGCGAGGCGGCGCGGACCCTCGTCGGCGCGGAGCCCACGCCGGAAGCGATCGAAGCCGCCGCGGCCGCCTGCGCGGCGACCTGCGACCCCGCCGCCGACATGCACGCGAGCGAGGCGTACCGCCGGCACCTGGTCCGCACTCTGACCGCCCGGGTGGTGTCGCGCGCGGCGGATCGCGCCCGGACTTGA